Proteins co-encoded in one Enterobacter sp. R4-368 genomic window:
- the rsmB gene encoding 16S rRNA (cytosine(967)-C(5))-methyltransferase RsmB, with the protein MKKQINLRSMAAQAVEQVIEQGQSLSNILPPLQQKVSDKDKALLQELCFGVLRVLPQLDWLINKLMSRPMTGKQRAVHYLIMVGFYQLLHTRIPAHAALAETVEGAVVIKRPQLKGLINGVLRQFLRQQEELLAEFAQSENHFLFPKWLLHRVQKAYPHQWQHIVEASNQRPPMWLRVNRQHNSRDGWLRLLEEAGLQGSPHPDYPDAVRLASPAPVTALPGFAEGWVTVQDASAQGCIAFLTPKNGERILDLCAAPGGKTTHILEAAPEASVLAVDIDEQRLSRVYDNLKRLGMKAQVKQGDGRFPGQWCGDEQFDRILLDAPCSATGVIRRHPDIKWLRRDRDIPELAQLQSEILDAIWPHLKPGGTLVYATCSILPEENSQQVAAFLKRTTDAQLSETGTPENPGLQKLPGAEEGDGFFYAKIIKQ; encoded by the coding sequence ATGAAAAAACAAATAAATTTACGCAGCATGGCTGCGCAGGCAGTTGAGCAGGTCATAGAACAAGGGCAATCGCTCAGCAATATCCTGCCGCCGTTGCAACAAAAGGTTTCCGACAAAGATAAAGCGCTGCTGCAAGAGCTGTGCTTTGGTGTTTTACGCGTATTGCCACAGCTCGACTGGCTCATCAATAAATTGATGTCGCGCCCAATGACGGGCAAGCAGCGCGCGGTGCACTATCTGATCATGGTTGGGTTTTATCAGCTTCTGCATACGCGCATCCCTGCCCATGCGGCGCTGGCAGAAACCGTAGAAGGTGCAGTGGTCATTAAGCGTCCGCAGCTTAAAGGCTTGATTAACGGCGTATTACGTCAATTCCTGCGGCAACAGGAAGAATTACTGGCAGAGTTCGCCCAAAGCGAAAATCATTTTCTGTTCCCGAAGTGGCTGTTACACCGTGTGCAAAAAGCCTATCCACACCAATGGCAACACATTGTCGAAGCCAGCAACCAGCGACCGCCGATGTGGCTGCGTGTCAATCGTCAGCACAATTCACGCGATGGCTGGTTAAGATTGCTGGAAGAGGCCGGTTTGCAAGGATCCCCGCATCCGGATTATCCCGATGCGGTACGCCTGGCGAGCCCAGCACCAGTCACCGCTCTGCCGGGTTTTGCCGAGGGTTGGGTTACGGTACAGGATGCTTCTGCTCAGGGCTGCATTGCTTTCCTTACGCCGAAAAACGGTGAGCGCATTCTCGATCTATGTGCAGCACCCGGTGGCAAAACCACGCATATACTCGAAGCCGCTCCCGAGGCCAGCGTGTTGGCGGTAGACATAGACGAGCAACGTTTGTCGCGTGTTTACGACAACCTGAAACGACTGGGCATGAAAGCGCAGGTAAAACAGGGCGATGGGCGTTTCCCGGGACAATGGTGCGGTGATGAACAATTCGATCGTATCCTGCTGGATGCGCCTTGCTCAGCGACGGGTGTTATTCGACGCCATCCAGATATCAAATGGCTGCGTCGCGATCGCGATATTCCCGAGTTAGCGCAGTTACAGTCTGAAATTCTGGATGCTATCTGGCCGCATTTGAAACCAGGCGGTACGCTGGTGTATGCAACATGCTCCATCTTGCCGGAAGAGAACAGTCAGCAGGTTGCCGCTTTTCTCAAACGCACAACTGATGCGCAACTGAGCGAAACGGGTACGCCGGAAAACCCTGGCTTGCAGAAACTGCCAGGTGCGGAAGAAGGCGATGGTTTCTTTTACGCTAAGATAATCAAACAGTGA